A region from the Paraburkholderia youngii genome encodes:
- the cls gene encoding cardiolipin synthase yields the protein MTFDLLHVGPLVLLAHILGIIAAAHAILHTRTSQGAIAWAVSLVAMPYLTLVPYLFLGRSKFAGYADARRVENELLRTRAHPQVWDTHASSAGVPTQQLGSRLVQSLTRLGGMPFLPGNTVRTLINGTATFEAIFDAIQNARRYVIVQFFIVRADALGDMLKDALIAKAQQGVRVYFLYDSIGSFDLPHRYVAALRAAGIEMQPFATNRRFVNRLQLNFRNHRKIVAVDGERAFIGGHNVGVEYLGAKPPLSPWRDTHIEVRGPAVASIQFVFIEDWYWATQQLPEFDLPAAESAVPSVEQHDAHDTIERPANNMHCIVLPSGPADNQETCSLFFVEAINAARERIWITTPYLVPDEAVFAALRLAALRGVDVRILIPSRRDHRVVFAASKLYAYDSLRAGIRIFRYQPGFLHQKVVLIDSNAAAIGSANLDNRSFRLNFEIMVLTVDRGFALEVETMLLDDFAESREIDRDEYRKANALRRMLMHVARLFSPIL from the coding sequence ATGACATTCGACCTGCTTCACGTCGGCCCGCTGGTTCTCCTTGCCCACATTCTCGGCATCATCGCGGCTGCTCACGCGATCCTCCATACCCGCACCTCGCAAGGGGCGATCGCGTGGGCCGTGTCGCTCGTCGCGATGCCTTATCTGACGCTCGTGCCCTACCTGTTCCTTGGCCGCAGCAAGTTCGCCGGCTACGCGGACGCGCGCCGCGTCGAGAACGAGCTGCTGCGCACACGCGCGCATCCGCAGGTGTGGGACACGCACGCGTCGTCGGCCGGGGTGCCGACGCAGCAGCTCGGCTCGCGGCTCGTGCAGTCGCTGACGCGCCTTGGCGGCATGCCATTCCTGCCCGGCAATACCGTGCGCACACTGATCAACGGCACGGCGACTTTCGAGGCGATCTTCGACGCGATCCAGAACGCGCGCCGCTATGTAATCGTGCAGTTCTTCATCGTGCGCGCCGACGCGCTCGGCGACATGCTGAAAGACGCGCTGATCGCGAAAGCGCAACAAGGCGTGCGCGTGTACTTTCTGTATGACAGCATCGGCAGCTTCGATCTGCCGCACCGCTACGTCGCGGCACTGCGCGCGGCCGGCATCGAGATGCAGCCGTTCGCGACGAACCGCCGCTTCGTCAACCGTCTGCAACTGAACTTCCGCAATCACCGCAAGATCGTGGCGGTCGACGGCGAGCGCGCGTTTATTGGCGGTCACAACGTAGGCGTCGAATATCTGGGCGCGAAGCCGCCGCTGTCGCCGTGGCGCGATACGCACATCGAGGTGCGCGGCCCGGCGGTCGCCAGCATCCAGTTCGTTTTTATCGAGGACTGGTACTGGGCCACGCAGCAGTTGCCCGAGTTCGACCTGCCGGCCGCCGAATCAGCCGTCCCATCCGTCGAACAGCACGACGCCCACGACACCATCGAACGCCCCGCGAACAACATGCACTGCATCGTGCTGCCGAGCGGCCCGGCCGACAACCAGGAGACCTGCTCGCTGTTTTTCGTCGAAGCGATCAACGCGGCGCGCGAACGGATCTGGATCACGACGCCCTACCTCGTGCCCGACGAGGCGGTGTTCGCCGCGCTGCGGCTCGCGGCGCTGCGGGGCGTCGACGTGCGCATCCTGATTCCGAGCCGGCGCGATCACCGCGTGGTGTTCGCGGCGTCGAAGCTATACGCATACGACTCGCTGCGCGCGGGCATTCGCATCTTCCGCTATCAGCCGGGTTTCCTGCACCAGAAGGTCGTGCTGATCGACAGCAACGCGGCCGCGATCGGCAGCGCCAACCTCGACAACCGCTCGTTCCGTCTGAACTTCGAGATCATGGTGCTGACCGTCGACCGCGGCTTCGCGCTCGAAGTCGAAACGATGCTGCTCGACGACTTCGCCGAGTCGCGGGAAATCGATCGCGACGAGTACCGCAAGGCGAACGCGCTGCGACGCATGCTGATGCACGTCGCGCGGCTCTTTTCGCCGATCCTGTAA
- the lplT gene encoding lysophospholipid transporter LplT codes for MKKGFYTIMAAQFFSSLADNALLIAAIALLKDLHAPNWMTPLLKLFFVLSYVVLAAFVGAFADSRPKGRVMFITNTIKVVGCITMLVGAHPLIAYGIVGFGAAAYSPAKYGILTELLPPDRLVAANGWIEGTTVGSIILGTVLGGALISPHIAAPILKWHVPTVNTPAEAAMLVIMGIYVVAALFNLRIPDTGARYPRQEHGPIRLITDFADCFLVLWRDKLGQISLAVTTLFWGAGATLQFIVLKWAEVSLGMSLSEAAILQAVVAVGVAGGAIFAASRVPLKKSLSVLPVGIMMGISVMLMAFYTRDLFPPHWGIYFGRMHVSGYLIFAYIFLMFVGGLSGFFVVPMNALLQHRGHVLLSAGHSIAVQNFNENLSVLVMLCLYAVLVWLDVPVTVVIVLFGTFVCVMMWLVMRRHQANQRAFDSVALIGEAKH; via the coding sequence ATGAAAAAAGGCTTTTACACCATCATGGCCGCGCAGTTTTTTTCGTCGCTGGCCGACAATGCGCTTCTGATCGCTGCTATCGCACTGCTGAAAGATCTTCACGCTCCGAACTGGATGACGCCGCTGCTCAAGCTGTTTTTTGTGCTGTCGTACGTCGTCCTTGCCGCCTTCGTCGGCGCATTCGCCGACTCCCGTCCGAAAGGACGCGTGATGTTCATCACCAATACGATCAAGGTGGTCGGCTGCATCACGATGCTGGTCGGCGCGCATCCGCTGATTGCGTACGGCATCGTCGGCTTCGGCGCGGCGGCCTACTCGCCCGCCAAATACGGCATTCTCACCGAACTGTTGCCGCCTGACCGGCTGGTCGCCGCGAACGGCTGGATCGAAGGCACCACGGTCGGCTCGATCATTCTCGGCACGGTCCTCGGCGGCGCGCTGATCAGCCCGCACATCGCCGCGCCGATTCTCAAATGGCACGTCCCCACCGTGAACACGCCTGCGGAAGCCGCGATGCTCGTGATCATGGGCATTTACGTGGTCGCCGCGCTATTCAATCTGCGCATTCCCGACACCGGCGCGCGCTATCCGCGCCAGGAACACGGTCCGATCCGTCTGATCACCGATTTCGCCGACTGCTTTCTCGTGCTGTGGCGTGACAAGCTCGGACAGATTTCGCTCGCCGTGACGACGCTGTTCTGGGGCGCGGGTGCGACGCTGCAATTCATCGTGCTGAAATGGGCCGAGGTGTCGTTGGGCATGTCGCTGTCCGAGGCGGCGATCCTGCAGGCGGTGGTCGCGGTGGGCGTCGCGGGCGGCGCGATTTTTGCGGCTTCGCGTGTGCCGTTGAAGAAGTCGCTGTCGGTCTTGCCGGTCGGCATCATGATGGGTATCTCCGTGATGCTGATGGCGTTCTATACGCGCGATCTGTTTCCCCCGCACTGGGGCATTTATTTTGGCCGCATGCACGTGTCGGGCTACCTGATCTTCGCGTATATCTTCCTGATGTTCGTGGGCGGCCTGTCGGGCTTTTTCGTCGTGCCGATGAATGCGCTGCTGCAGCATCGCGGGCACGTGCTGCTGTCGGCAGGCCATTCGATCGCCGTGCAGAACTTCAACGAGAATCTGTCCGTGCTCGTGATGCTGTGCCTGTACGCGGTGCTCGTGTGGCTCGACGTGCCGGTTACCGTCGTGATCGTGCTGTTCGGCACCTTTGTGTGTGTGATGATGTGGCTCGTCATGCGACGCCACCAGGCGAACCAGCGCGCGTTCGATTCGGTCGCGCTGATCGGCGAAGCCAAGCACTGA
- a CDS encoding CaiB/BaiF CoA transferase family protein: MQGLRVLDLTRLLPGPAAALRLAELGADVLKIEAPGAGDPTRTMMQSSSDRVAGRPGAFYRMVNRGKRETRLDLKSEAGRNVLRALAAEADVLIESFRPGVMERLGLGYAALSAANPRLVYCAISGYGASGPFADHAGHDLNYIGYAGVLDQLASRDGAPILPNFQIADLLGGALSAVTQILAALWHVARGGAGRFVDVSMTHTSYAHNFVAQVSLLNEGAAPAAGRGLLNGGVPCYNLYRTSDERWLAVGALELKFWETLCMALDRPEWATRHWSLGQAIGGPDALALIRELAEVIATRTLGEWVESLESLDCCVSPVLTPAEAAQHPLFNPHAYAAVAASAADSDDDGA; encoded by the coding sequence TTGCAAGGACTCCGCGTGCTCGACCTCACGCGCCTCTTGCCGGGGCCGGCGGCCGCGCTGCGTCTCGCCGAGCTCGGCGCCGATGTGCTGAAGATCGAGGCGCCCGGCGCGGGCGACCCGACGCGCACGATGATGCAATCGTCGAGCGATCGTGTCGCGGGCCGGCCCGGTGCGTTCTACCGGATGGTCAATCGCGGCAAGCGCGAGACGCGCCTCGACCTCAAATCCGAAGCGGGACGCAACGTGCTGCGCGCGCTCGCGGCCGAAGCCGACGTGCTGATCGAGAGCTTCCGGCCCGGCGTGATGGAGCGGCTCGGCCTGGGTTACGCGGCGCTCAGCGCGGCCAATCCGCGGCTCGTCTATTGCGCGATCAGCGGATATGGCGCAAGCGGTCCATTCGCGGACCATGCCGGTCACGACCTGAACTACATCGGCTATGCGGGCGTGCTCGATCAACTGGCAAGCCGCGACGGTGCGCCGATCCTGCCGAACTTCCAGATCGCCGATCTGCTCGGTGGCGCCTTGAGCGCGGTCACGCAGATTCTCGCCGCGCTCTGGCATGTCGCGCGAGGCGGCGCGGGCCGCTTCGTCGATGTATCGATGACGCACACGAGCTATGCGCACAACTTCGTCGCGCAGGTCTCGCTGCTCAACGAAGGGGCGGCGCCCGCCGCGGGCCGTGGTCTGTTGAATGGCGGCGTGCCCTGCTACAACCTGTACCGCACGAGCGATGAGCGCTGGCTCGCGGTCGGCGCGCTCGAATTGAAATTCTGGGAAACGCTGTGCATGGCGCTCGACCGGCCCGAATGGGCGACGCGTCACTGGAGCCTGGGGCAGGCGATCGGCGGTCCCGATGCCTTGGCGCTCATCCGGGAACTCGCTGAGGTGATCGCGACGCGCACGCTCGGCGAGTGGGTGGAATCGTTGGAATCGCTCGATTGCTGCGTGTCGCCGGTGCTCACGCCCGCTGAAGCGGCGCAGCATCCGCTGTTCAATCCGCATGCGTATGCGGCGGTGGCCGCGAGCGCCGCCGACTCGGACGACGACGGGGCATGA
- the radA gene encoding DNA repair protein RadA: MAKAKTLYICGECGGQSPKWSGQCPSCQAWNTLVESVAEAPSGHRFQSLAKSTPVRRLADIDASDVPRFSTGVSEFDRVLGGGLVPGGVVLIGGDPGIGKSTLLLQSLAEIAADKRALYISGEESGAQIALRAQRLALLEPGSKASELQLLAEIQLEKIQATITEQRPEVAVIDSIQTVYSDALTSAPGSVAQVRECAAQLTRIAKQSGTTIIMVGHVTKEGALAGPRVLEHIVDTVLYFEGDTHSSYRLVRAIKNRFGAVNELGVFAMTERGLRGVANPSALFLSQHEQSVPGSCVLVTQEGTRPLLVEVQALVDSANAPNPRRLAVGLEQNRLAMLLAVLHRHAGIACFDQDVFLNAVGGVKISEPAADLSVLLAIHSSMRNKPLPKGLVVFGEVGLAGEIRPSPRGQERLKEAAKLGFSVAVIPKANAPKQPIEGLQVVAVERIEQAIDRVRTLE; the protein is encoded by the coding sequence GTGGCGAAAGCGAAGACGTTGTACATCTGCGGCGAATGCGGCGGACAGTCGCCGAAGTGGTCCGGTCAATGCCCGTCCTGCCAGGCGTGGAACACGCTCGTCGAATCGGTCGCCGAGGCGCCGTCCGGTCACCGTTTCCAGTCGCTTGCGAAGAGCACACCAGTGCGGCGCCTCGCCGACATCGACGCGTCGGACGTGCCGCGCTTTTCCACCGGCGTCAGCGAATTCGACCGCGTGCTCGGCGGCGGCCTCGTGCCGGGCGGCGTGGTGCTGATTGGCGGCGATCCGGGCATCGGTAAATCGACGCTGCTGTTGCAGTCGCTCGCGGAAATCGCCGCGGACAAGCGCGCGCTCTATATCAGCGGCGAAGAATCGGGCGCGCAGATCGCGTTGCGCGCGCAACGGCTCGCACTGCTCGAACCCGGCTCGAAGGCGAGCGAACTGCAATTGCTCGCGGAAATCCAGCTCGAAAAAATTCAGGCGACGATCACCGAGCAACGGCCCGAAGTCGCCGTGATCGATTCGATCCAGACCGTCTATTCGGATGCTTTGACATCGGCGCCGGGCTCGGTTGCGCAAGTGCGCGAGTGCGCCGCGCAACTCACCCGCATCGCCAAGCAGTCGGGCACCACGATCATCATGGTCGGGCACGTGACGAAAGAGGGCGCGCTTGCGGGGCCGCGCGTGCTCGAACATATCGTCGATACGGTGCTGTATTTCGAAGGGGATACGCACTCGTCGTACCGTCTCGTGCGCGCGATCAAGAACCGCTTCGGCGCGGTCAACGAGCTCGGCGTGTTCGCGATGACCGAGCGTGGTTTGCGCGGCGTCGCGAATCCGTCGGCATTGTTTTTGTCGCAGCACGAACAGTCGGTGCCGGGGTCCTGCGTGCTCGTCACGCAGGAGGGCACGCGGCCGTTGCTCGTCGAAGTGCAGGCGCTCGTCGATTCGGCCAACGCGCCGAATCCGCGGCGCCTCGCGGTCGGCCTCGAACAGAACCGGCTCGCGATGCTGCTCGCGGTGCTGCATCGGCACGCGGGCATCGCCTGTTTCGATCAGGACGTGTTCCTGAACGCGGTGGGCGGCGTGAAGATCTCCGAGCCCGCCGCAGACCTCTCGGTACTGCTCGCGATTCATTCGTCGATGCGCAACAAGCCGCTGCCGAAAGGGCTCGTCGTGTTCGGCGAAGTCGGCCTCGCCGGCGAAATCCGGCCGTCGCCGCGCGGTCAGGAACGCCTGAAGGAAGCGGCCAAGCTCGGCTTCTCGGTGGCGGTGATTCCGAAGGCCAATGCACCGAAACAGCCGATCGAAGGCTTACAGGTCGTTGCGGTCGAACGGATCGAACAGGCCATCGACCGCGTCCGCACGCTCGAATAG
- a CDS encoding glutathione peroxidase: protein MTSIYSFSARTLGGEEASLAKYQGKVMLIVNTASECGFTPQYAGLQKLYDAYAARGLAVLGFPCNQFGKQEPGDAAQIGSFCEKNYGVTFPMFDKIDVNGPNAHPLFRYLTIEAPGLLGLEAIKWNFTKFLIGRDGNVVKRYAPLTKPEAITEDIEALL from the coding sequence ATGACATCGATCTATTCGTTTTCGGCACGCACGCTCGGCGGCGAGGAAGCGAGTCTCGCGAAGTACCAAGGCAAGGTGATGCTGATCGTCAATACCGCGAGCGAATGCGGGTTCACGCCGCAGTACGCGGGCTTGCAGAAGCTGTACGACGCCTATGCGGCGCGCGGGCTCGCGGTGCTCGGCTTTCCGTGCAATCAGTTCGGCAAGCAGGAGCCGGGCGACGCCGCGCAGATCGGCAGCTTCTGCGAGAAGAACTACGGCGTGACGTTCCCGATGTTCGACAAGATCGACGTGAACGGCCCGAACGCGCACCCGCTATTCCGTTACCTGACGATCGAAGCGCCGGGGCTGCTCGGCCTCGAGGCGATCAAGTGGAATTTCACGAAGTTTCTGATTGGCCGCGACGGCAACGTGGTCAAGCGCTATGCGCCGCTGACGAAGCCCGAGGCGATCACCGAGGATATCGAAGCGCTGCTGTAA
- the alr gene encoding alanine racemase: MPRPLSATIHTAALANNLAVARRYAPKSKIWAVVKANAYGHGLARVFPGLRATDGFGLLDLEEAVKLRELGWAGPILLLEGFFRPTDIDVIDRYSLTTALHSDEQLRMLEMARLSKPVNIQLKMNTGMNRLGYTVEKFRAAWERARACPGVGQITLMTHFSDADAERGIAHQLEAFERGAQGIAGARSLSNSAATLWHPEAHFDWVRPGIILYGASPSGVTAAIDGTGLQPAMTLASELIAVQTLAEGSSVGYGSTFTARGPMRIGVVACGYADGYPRVAPEGTPVIVDGVRTRIVGRVSMDMLTVDLTPVPTANVGSRVELWGTALPIDDVAQACGTIGYELMCAVAPRVPVRAE; this comes from the coding sequence ATGCCGCGCCCCCTTTCCGCCACGATTCATACCGCTGCTCTCGCCAATAACCTCGCTGTCGCGCGGCGCTATGCGCCGAAATCGAAAATCTGGGCCGTCGTCAAGGCTAATGCCTATGGGCATGGCCTCGCGCGCGTGTTTCCCGGATTGCGCGCGACGGACGGCTTTGGGTTGCTGGACCTCGAAGAAGCGGTGAAGTTGCGTGAATTGGGCTGGGCAGGCCCAATTCTTCTGCTGGAAGGCTTTTTTCGGCCGACCGACATCGACGTAATCGACCGCTACAGCTTGACCACGGCGCTGCATTCTGACGAGCAGCTACGCATGCTCGAAATGGCGCGCCTGTCGAAACCGGTCAATATCCAGTTGAAGATGAACACCGGCATGAACCGGCTCGGCTATACGGTCGAAAAATTCCGTGCCGCATGGGAGCGCGCGCGCGCCTGCCCAGGGGTCGGCCAGATCACGTTGATGACGCATTTTTCGGATGCCGATGCAGAGCGCGGCATCGCGCATCAGCTGGAGGCGTTCGAGCGCGGCGCGCAGGGCATCGCCGGTGCGCGCAGCCTGTCGAATTCGGCCGCGACGCTGTGGCATCCCGAAGCGCATTTCGACTGGGTGCGTCCCGGCATCATCCTGTATGGCGCGTCGCCGTCCGGCGTGACGGCCGCGATCGACGGCACCGGCCTGCAGCCCGCGATGACGCTCGCGTCGGAACTGATCGCCGTGCAAACGCTCGCCGAAGGCAGTTCGGTCGGCTACGGGTCCACGTTCACCGCGCGCGGGCCGATGCGCATCGGCGTGGTCGCGTGCGGTTACGCGGATGGCTATCCGCGCGTCGCGCCCGAAGGCACGCCGGTGATCGTCGATGGCGTGCGCACGCGAATCGTTGGACGTGTGTCGATGGACATGCTGACCGTCGACCTGACCCCGGTGCCGACCGCCAACGTCGGCTCGCGCGTGGAACTGTGGGGTACCGCGCTGCCCATCGACGACGTCGCGCAAGCCTGCGGCACGATCGGCTACGAGCTGATGTGCGCGGTCGCGCCGCGTGTGCCGGTTCGGGCGGAGTAA
- a CDS encoding DUF2866 domain-containing protein — MKQSHETAADQHIQVRGCRVSAPIHQPWGGACRIVEWIDTAGQISRRVVAEDVTAAEVRATISRHVEGRKHLLYDDEKSPRQTLPRQTATRR, encoded by the coding sequence TTGAAACAGTCACATGAAACCGCTGCCGACCAGCACATCCAGGTGCGCGGCTGCCGGGTCTCCGCACCGATTCATCAGCCTTGGGGCGGCGCTTGCCGAATCGTCGAGTGGATCGACACCGCCGGGCAGATCTCGCGGCGGGTGGTGGCCGAAGACGTGACAGCCGCCGAAGTGCGCGCCACGATCAGCCGCCATGTGGAAGGTCGCAAGCACTTGCTGTACGACGACGAGAAATCGCCGCGTCAAACGTTGCCGCGCCAGACGGCGACGCGGCGTTGA
- the prmB gene encoding 50S ribosomal protein L3 N(5)-glutamine methyltransferase: MTLPFCTVRDLLRYAVSRFSEAKLSFGHGSANAYDEAAYLILHTLHLPLDLLEPFLDSRLTTAEIEAVLNVIERRAAERVPAAYITQEAWMHGYHFYVDERVIVPRSFIGELLQDGLQPYVEDPEQVGAVLELCTGSGCLAILAAHAFPNADVDAVDLSAPALEVATRNVLDYHLDDRIALFEGDLYAPLAERRYDVIISNPPYVNAKSMQELPAEYKHEPEMALAGGADGMDIVRRIIADARNWLTEDGVLVIEIGNEREHVEAAFGGLDLVWLSTSAGDDNVFLIQASDLPV, encoded by the coding sequence ATGACGCTTCCTTTTTGCACCGTCCGCGACCTGCTGCGTTATGCAGTGTCGCGATTTAGCGAGGCCAAGCTGTCTTTCGGCCACGGCTCGGCCAATGCCTACGACGAAGCCGCCTATCTGATCCTGCACACGCTGCACCTGCCGCTCGACCTGCTCGAGCCGTTTCTCGATTCGCGCCTGACCACGGCCGAAATCGAGGCGGTGCTGAACGTGATCGAGCGACGCGCGGCCGAACGCGTGCCGGCCGCGTATATCACGCAGGAAGCGTGGATGCACGGCTATCACTTTTACGTCGACGAGCGCGTGATCGTGCCGCGCTCGTTCATCGGCGAGCTGCTGCAGGACGGCCTGCAGCCGTACGTCGAGGACCCCGAGCAGGTCGGCGCGGTGCTCGAGCTGTGCACCGGCTCCGGTTGTCTCGCGATCCTCGCCGCCCACGCGTTCCCGAACGCCGACGTCGACGCGGTCGATCTGTCCGCGCCCGCGCTCGAAGTCGCGACTCGCAACGTGCTCGACTACCACCTAGACGACCGCATCGCGCTGTTCGAAGGCGATCTGTACGCGCCGCTCGCCGAGCGCCGCTACGACGTGATCATCAGCAACCCGCCGTACGTGAACGCGAAGTCGATGCAGGAGTTGCCGGCCGAATACAAGCACGAGCCGGAGATGGCACTCGCGGGTGGCGCGGACGGCATGGACATCGTGCGCCGGATCATTGCCGACGCGCGCAACTGGCTGACCGAAGACGGCGTGCTCGTCATCGAGATCGGCAACGAACGCGAGCACGTCGAGGCGGCGTTCGGCGGTCTGGACCTCGTGTGGCTGTCCACCAGCGCCGGCGACGACAACGTGTTCCTGATTCAGGCCAGCGACTTGCCGGTCTGA
- a CDS encoding ATP-binding cassette domain-containing protein, translated as MIRFNQFSLARGTKPLFDNTTFTLNPGEKAGLVGANGAGKSTLFAVLRGELHADGGDFSIPPTWRIAHVAQETPAVDKTALAYTLDGDAALRDIEARIASASAAHDGAAEAEAHAAFADADGYTAPARAEALLLGLGFTLDQTREPVRSFSGGWRMRLNLAQALMCRSDLLLLDEPTNHLDLDAIVWLEDWLNRYAGTLIVISHDREFLDSVCNVTLHLENQQIKRYGGNYSQFEVLRAQQIALQQSAYEKQQRTVAHLQSYINRFKAQATKARQAQSRVKALEKMELIAPAHVASPFTFEFRTPDSAPNPMMVMEEVRCGYHAEDGSEIPIVERVMLSIQNGQRIGLLGANGQGKSTLIKTLAGTLEPLSGHVREGKGLRIGYFAQHQLETLRPDDTPLQHLARLAPDTREQELRDFLGSFNFSGDMATAKIAPFSGGEKARLALALIIWQKPNLLLLDEPTNHLDLETRHALTMALAQFEGTLILVSHDRHLLRATTDQFMLVAKHRLQEFDGDLDDYRDWLLQHAAEQRAALKANASGASDAASNGAANGDSNVNRKEQRRLEAETRQKLAHLKKPLQSRIAKIEKEMDALNAEKTTLDAFVVDPASYEPEQKSKLTEAIRRQADVNARLDTLEAEWLETHEELEQIG; from the coding sequence GTGATCCGCTTCAATCAGTTCAGCCTCGCGCGCGGCACCAAGCCGCTTTTCGACAACACCACGTTCACGTTGAACCCCGGTGAAAAAGCCGGCCTCGTCGGGGCGAACGGCGCGGGCAAGTCGACGCTGTTCGCCGTGCTGCGCGGCGAGCTGCATGCGGACGGCGGCGATTTCTCGATCCCGCCGACCTGGCGCATCGCCCACGTAGCGCAGGAAACCCCCGCCGTCGACAAAACCGCCCTCGCCTACACGCTCGACGGCGACGCCGCGCTGCGCGACATCGAGGCGCGCATCGCTTCGGCCTCCGCGGCGCACGACGGCGCAGCCGAAGCCGAAGCCCACGCCGCGTTCGCCGACGCCGACGGCTACACCGCGCCGGCTCGCGCCGAAGCGTTGCTGCTCGGCCTCGGCTTCACGCTCGACCAGACCCGTGAGCCGGTCAGGAGCTTCTCGGGCGGCTGGCGCATGCGGCTGAATCTCGCGCAGGCGCTGATGTGCCGCTCCGACCTGCTGCTGCTCGACGAACCGACCAACCACCTCGACCTCGACGCGATCGTCTGGCTCGAAGACTGGCTCAATCGCTATGCCGGCACGCTGATCGTGATCTCGCACGACCGCGAGTTTCTCGATTCCGTCTGCAATGTCACGCTGCATCTCGAGAACCAGCAGATCAAGCGCTACGGCGGCAACTACTCGCAATTCGAAGTGCTGCGCGCGCAGCAGATCGCGCTGCAACAGAGCGCGTACGAAAAGCAGCAGCGCACGGTCGCGCATCTGCAGAGCTACATCAACCGCTTCAAGGCGCAGGCCACCAAGGCGCGCCAGGCGCAAAGCCGGGTGAAGGCGCTCGAGAAGATGGAGCTGATCGCGCCCGCGCACGTCGCGTCGCCGTTCACGTTCGAGTTCCGTACGCCCGACTCCGCGCCGAATCCGATGATGGTGATGGAAGAGGTGCGCTGTGGCTATCACGCCGAAGACGGCAGCGAGATTCCGATCGTCGAGCGCGTGATGCTGTCGATCCAGAACGGTCAGCGCATCGGCCTGCTCGGTGCGAACGGCCAGGGCAAGTCGACGCTGATCAAGACGCTCGCGGGCACGCTCGAACCGCTCTCCGGCCACGTGCGCGAAGGCAAGGGTTTGCGCATCGGCTACTTCGCGCAGCATCAGCTCGAAACGCTGCGCCCCGACGACACGCCGTTGCAGCACCTCGCGCGTCTCGCGCCCGACACCCGCGAGCAGGAGCTGCGCGACTTCCTCGGCAGCTTCAACTTTTCCGGCGACATGGCGACCGCGAAGATCGCGCCGTTCTCGGGCGGCGAGAAGGCACGCCTCGCGCTTGCGCTGATCATCTGGCAGAAGCCGAACCTGCTGCTGCTCGACGAGCCGACCAACCACCTCGATCTCGAAACGCGCCACGCGCTGACGATGGCGCTTGCGCAATTCGAAGGCACGCTGATTCTGGTGTCGCACGACCGCCATCTGCTGCGCGCGACGACCGATCAGTTCATGCTGGTCGCGAAGCATCGTCTGCAGGAATTCGACGGCGATCTCGACGACTATCGCGACTGGCTGCTGCAGCATGCGGCCGAGCAGCGCGCGGCGTTGAAGGCGAACGCTTCCGGTGCGTCGGACGCGGCGTCCAACGGCGCGGCAAATGGCGACAGCAACGTCAATCGCAAGGAGCAGCGCCGCCTCGAAGCGGAAACGCGGCAGAAGCTCGCGCATCTGAAGAAACCGCTGCAAAGCCGTATCGCGAAGATCGAAAAGGAAATGGACGCGCTCAACGCGGAGAAGACGACGCTCGATGCGTTCGTCGTCGATCCCGCGAGTTACGAGCCGGAACAGAAGAGCAAACTGACGGAGGCGATCCGCCGTCAGGCAGACGTGAACGCGCGCCTCGATACGCTCGAAGCCGAATGGCTGGAGACGCACGAGGAACTCGAACAGATCGGCTAG